Proteins from a single region of Bos indicus isolate NIAB-ARS_2022 breed Sahiwal x Tharparkar chromosome 6, NIAB-ARS_B.indTharparkar_mat_pri_1.0, whole genome shotgun sequence:
- the LOC139183689 gene encoding uncharacterized protein produces MSSTLSPSPPTPLCAPPAVTHSHSLSITHDYTCPHAQLSLVHTMAGRTQGLPVGQGGETRPGTPPCLGPCPLRLLGPQPPHRWSTWTFSRMDVSLEPLLQSGFSPQPLLFFPYRRRQPGPCPSESLYSGVSLLWVHCRVQPTAPRWSQGDMQLLVHTGPQESTPTSTVDRAGLRIWGGAGRTASQDSSTDMPEPVLPSSHAEDMQMRMARSQV; encoded by the exons ATGAGCTCTACACTCTCGCCCTCCCCACCGACTCCGCTTTGTGCACCCCCGGCAGTCACCCACTCACACTCACTCAGCATCACTCACGATTACACGTGTCCCCATGCTCAACTCAGCCTCGTGCACACAATGGCTGGCAGGACCCAGGGGCTCCCGGTCGGCCAGGGAGGTGAGACCAGACCGGGGACACCTCCGTGCCTGGGACCCTGTCCCCTGCGGCTGCTGGGGCCACAGCCACCACACCGCTGGAGCACCTGGACCTTCAGCAGGATGGACGTTTCGCTGGAGCCGCTGCTTCAGAGTGGAttctctccccaacccctgcTGTTCTTTCCATACCGCAGACGGCAGCCAGGGCCCTGCCCCTCAGAGAGCCTCTACTCGGGGGTTTCCTTGTTGTGGGTCCACTGCCGGGTACAACCGACTGCTCCCCGCTGGTCCCAGGGTGACATGCAGCTTCTGGTTCACACTGGACCCCAAGAATCCACTCCCACGAGCACCGTGGACAGAGCGGGACTCAGGatctggggaggggcaggcagaacGGCCTCCCAGGACAGCAGCACCGACATGCCCGAACCAGTACTGCCCAGCAGCCACGCTGAGGACATGCAGATGCGGATGGCCAG ATCAcaagtttga